In the Desulfitobacterium hafniense DCB-2 genome, TTGGTGGGTGAAGTGCTGGAGGTTATCAAGGAAATTGCCCAGGAAGGGGAGATGGCGATGCTCCTCATCACCCACGAGATGGATTTCGCTAAGGATGTGGCGGACCGGGTAGTCTTCTTTGATGAAGGACACATTATCGAGGAAGGACCGCCCCGGGAGATCTTCCATAACCCCCAGAGCCCCCGCCTGCAAAACTTTTTAAGCCGCTTCCGGGGAAGGTAAACCACCTGGGGAAGTAAATCGATGAATCAAAAAACCAGGCCTCAGGCCTGGTTTTTGCATAGTTTCTTTTATACTATCTTGCGCCGGTAATCGCCGCGATGATTTTTTCCGGATCATCCAGTACGCTTACTGAAGGGCTGACCATAAAGTCTGCTACAGTAATTTTATCTCCTAAAGATTTATCCGCAACATCGACAGCCACATATTCCGGAATATCGGCACTGGGACCTGTCAGCTCCAATTCAGAAAAATAGGGCAGTACGATCAATTTTCTTTCACTGAGTGCTTCACTGCCGCCGAAGGTAATCGGAACTTTCATCTTCACAACCTGATCATCTTCCACCACTTGCATAGAGATATGAATGGTCTTTCCTGAAGTAATATCCTTTTGAATTTCTCCGACGAAGCACTGCTTGGTTTCGCCGGCAACCTGCACAGAGATTTTAGCTTTTTGAGAACGGCCCTGCAGGGCCTTGTTAAGCCTCTTCTCATCGAATTTCACACTGATGGAGTCCATACCTTTGCCGTAGATTACCCCCGGCACAAAACCTTTGCTTCGGACTTCCTTGGGTTTTTCTTTCCTTTCGACAGCCTGAATTGCAGTTTCGCTCATTTGTTTGACCCTCCATTCTTGTACTCTGCGCCGCCCGCAGAGTCGTTTGCTACGTTGTCAGAAAGTATAAACACTTTCTAAGCATAAGGGCAACCAAGGCCCTAATACTATTAACTCTATAGTTTTACCAGGGGGAAGTCAAAGCCCGGGAGTTCCCGCAATTTAAGGGTAAAGCAACTTACAACTCAAAAGGTAAGGAAAAGTTGTCTTTTCGTCCGAATGCTCTTTTAGCTGGAAACAACCCTGGATGATTTGAAAATTCTTTAAGGAATGCCTCTATCAAGGAATAATGCCAAGCCTCTTCTCCATAAGTTTTTTAAAGGGCGGATAACATCCGGCCCAAGGCATGGGAAGGGAGAAGAGCCATGAGGAGAATGAGAAGGGATGGGCTCAACTATCGCAGACGATGGAATAGAGGTTGGATGGTAGCGGCGCTGTTCGCGCTGGTGCTTATTGTGACAGGCAGCTTAGTATGGAAGTATAACCAAAAGGACGAAGAAATCTGGAGTTGGACCATCGGTAATCAGGTTGTCCTTATCGACGCCGGGCACGGCGGCGTTGACCCGGGGGCTGTAGGCAAAGTCAGCCTGGAAAAGGATATTACCTTAAATATTTCCAAGCATCTGCAACTCCTTGTTCAACAATCGGGGGGTAAGCCAGTCATGGTTCGGGAAGCCGACGTGGATCTGGGAACTTCTGAAGGCCTTGCCAGAAGAAAAAGGGAGGACCTGGCACAACGAATCCAGCTGGCTAAAGATTTCGAGGCCGATGTCTACTTAAGTATTCATGTGAACAGCTCCCCCAACCACTCCTTAACCGGCCCCCAAGTTTTTTATCATGAGGGTTTACCGGAGGGAAAACTTCTGGCTGAGGCCATACAAACGGAACTCAATAAACTGACCGGAACCAAGCGGGTGGCCAAAGCCGACCAGGAGTTGTTTATTCTCAAGAAGGCACCCCAAGCCGCAGTGACTGTGGAAGTCGGTTTCCTGTCCAATCCTCAGGAAGAGCAGAAATTAAATGAAACAGACTACCAACATCAACTGAGCGTAGCCATCTACCAAGGTCTCTCCGAATATTGCCGTAAACTGCAAAAGGAGGGAATCCCCATCGTGGATATAAATTAAGGTGAATGAACGACCTTGATCCGGTCTTTGCATAGTTCCAAACAAATAGTCCTCGGGGCCACCCCGAGGACTATTTTAATTAGTGTATTATTATTTAATGTATAATGTAGCAATTGGGTAAAGCTTGTTGTATTGAGGATAAATCATAGTTACCAAGTGTTGCAGAGCCAATCTCAAGAAGAGTTAAATGTGTCAGCTGTTCTAAAGATTTTAAGTCATTTAGGGTACCCTGATAGTTAAGGCTTCTTAATTTTGGCAGCTCTTTTAAAGGCGATAGATCACCAAGTTGATCGGAATGGATGGTAAGAGAGGCCAGACCGGTTAAGTTTTCTATTCCGGATAAATCTTCACAGCCTTTGCCGATGAATAAGTTTAAGATGTTTTTAACATCATTTTTATAAATCTCTGCTGTTGGCTTATAGATAAGCTCCCTGACTGCTTTTTCCAAAACGGGATCCTTAAAGGTCAGGGCTGTGTTATCAATGGAAGTATCTTCTGATCCAGGTTCTGGAGGCATATCGCCGATATTGATGGCTGTCTTTACACCGGTGGCTTTGTCTTCCAAGGAAACAAGAATCGTTTTATCTGAGTCGTGTACATTATAGGTTATCTTAAAATCCCTGTCTGATGGCTTTAAATCGATCATTGAATTGACAGATGAGCTTGCATACAACTCTAAAGCAGGAATTTTTGGCGTTATATCTTTACCTTCTTTATTAAGTATTCGGTATTGCAAATAAGTAGTGATATTAGGGGATAATTTACCAGTGGGTAAAAAAGATATTTGAGCGATGTCAAGATCCTCATCAGTGTTGTTTTCAGTGTCGCTTGCTTCATACCCTGATGGCGAATGAAGGTTTAACAGCGCTGAGATTTCCATTCCTTTTTGGTGAGCCAAAGTAACCAGAACTTGCTCATCATTATCAGAGAAATCATAAGTTATGGTACCGGTACCGGTTTCTGGATCCAGGCTTACATCAGCATGGGTAGAATTAATGACAGCTGTTGCCTTCAGCTGTTCCGAGGGAATGGTTTTGGTGATATTTGTATAATAATGATCCAACAGTTTATATTGGAAAGTTGCTGTACCCGTCTCGGTTTTTACCAGATCACTTGAAACGAAATCAACTCTGGATATTGCCGAAGGGGTTGTTACTTGCGAAGCTGGAACCGGCTTTAGTCCAAAAGTGTTTAAAACGGCGGTAACTCCCGTGAGTTTATCTCTTAGAGTGGTTTGGATAAGCTGATCTGTATCTAAGGTATCAAAAGCAATGGTGCCGGTACCTGTGTCAGGGTCAAGGGTGATCTCGGAACCTGGGGCTGAAAAGGCTTCGATCTGAGAGGCAGGAATTTTAGGGGTAATATCGTCGATGAAATTGATGATATTGTAGCGAAAAGTGGCGGTATTGGCTCCGGAACTCGTTAAGCTATCAGTAAGAATGTGAAGTTCATCAACTCTTTTC is a window encoding:
- a CDS encoding N-acetylmuramoyl-L-alanine amidase, with amino-acid sequence MRRMRRDGLNYRRRWNRGWMVAALFALVLIVTGSLVWKYNQKDEEIWSWTIGNQVVLIDAGHGGVDPGAVGKVSLEKDITLNISKHLQLLVQQSGGKPVMVREADVDLGTSEGLARRKREDLAQRIQLAKDFEADVYLSIHVNSSPNHSLTGPQVFYHEGLPEGKLLAEAIQTELNKLTGTKRVAKADQELFILKKAPQAAVTVEVGFLSNPQEEQKLNETDYQHQLSVAIYQGLSEYCRKLQKEGIPIVDIN
- a CDS encoding 50S ribosomal protein L25 — translated: MSETAIQAVERKEKPKEVRSKGFVPGVIYGKGMDSISVKFDEKRLNKALQGRSQKAKISVQVAGETKQCFVGEIQKDITSGKTIHISMQVVEDDQVVKMKVPITFGGSEALSERKLIVLPYFSELELTGPSADIPEYVAVDVADKSLGDKITVADFMVSPSVSVLDDPEKIIAAITGAR